The Burkholderia lata genome contains a region encoding:
- the flgB gene encoding flagellar basal body rod protein FlgB, protein MLDKLDAEFAFGRQALDVRAYRQELLSSNIANSDTPGYQARDVDFASTLARSLKQTGGGLAPSNAAQLPMAQPAGVTSGMSMVSTAAGHMAGTAKLIPTGGPSDDYGRAQYRMPLQPALDGNTVDLDVERVQFANNALHYQTGMTVMTQQIKAMIAAITSNQ, encoded by the coding sequence ATGCTGGACAAACTCGATGCGGAATTCGCGTTCGGCCGACAGGCGCTGGACGTACGCGCCTACCGGCAGGAACTGCTGTCGTCGAACATCGCGAACTCCGACACGCCCGGCTACCAGGCCCGCGACGTCGATTTCGCGTCGACGCTCGCGCGCTCGCTGAAGCAGACGGGCGGCGGCCTCGCGCCGAGCAACGCGGCGCAACTGCCGATGGCGCAGCCGGCCGGCGTGACGAGCGGGATGTCGATGGTGTCGACGGCGGCGGGCCACATGGCCGGCACCGCGAAGCTGATCCCGACGGGCGGCCCGTCGGACGACTACGGCCGTGCGCAATACCGGATGCCGCTGCAGCCGGCGCTCGACGGCAACACGGTCGATCTCGACGTCGAGCGCGTGCAGTTCGCGAACAACGCGCTGCACTACCAGACCGGGATGACCGTGATGACCCAGCAGATCAAGGCGATGATCGCCGCGATCACGTCGAACCAGTGA
- the flgF gene encoding flagellar basal-body rod protein FlgF codes for MDRLIYTAMTGASQSLDQQAIVANNLANASTTGFRAQLATYRAVPMNFGDGSTSDPTTTRTYVLASTPGADYAPGPITRTGNPLDVAVQGAGWLSVQAADGSEAYTRAGNLHVDENGQLVNASNLPVVGNGGPISVPPNAEVTIGKDGTISALMPGDPPTAVAIVDQMKLVNPDPATLTRGNDGLFRTADGNPADADPNVVVTPNSLEGSNVNPVTAMVAMIDNARAFQLQSKLIQTADQNEQSANQLLNFS; via the coding sequence ATGGACCGACTGATCTACACGGCGATGACGGGTGCGTCGCAGTCGCTCGACCAGCAGGCGATCGTCGCGAACAACCTCGCGAACGCGTCGACGACGGGCTTTCGCGCGCAGCTCGCGACGTATCGCGCGGTGCCGATGAATTTCGGCGACGGCAGCACGAGCGACCCGACGACGACGCGCACCTACGTGCTCGCGTCGACGCCCGGCGCCGACTACGCGCCGGGTCCGATCACGCGCACCGGCAACCCGCTCGACGTCGCCGTGCAGGGCGCGGGCTGGCTGTCGGTGCAGGCGGCCGACGGCAGCGAGGCGTACACGCGCGCCGGCAACCTGCACGTCGACGAGAACGGCCAGCTCGTCAACGCGAGCAACCTGCCGGTGGTCGGCAACGGCGGCCCGATCTCGGTGCCGCCGAACGCGGAAGTGACGATCGGCAAGGACGGCACGATTTCCGCACTGATGCCGGGCGACCCGCCGACGGCGGTCGCGATCGTCGACCAGATGAAGCTCGTGAATCCCGATCCGGCCACGCTCACGCGCGGCAACGACGGGCTGTTCCGCACCGCCGACGGCAATCCGGCCGATGCCGACCCGAACGTGGTCGTCACGCCGAATTCGCTCGAAGGCAGCAACGTCAACCCGGTGACCGCGATGGTCGCGATGATCGACAACGCGCGCGCGTTCCAGCTTCAGTCGAAGCTGATCCAGACGGCCGACCAGAACGAGCAGTCGGCGAACCAGCTGCTCAATTTCAGCTGA
- a CDS encoding M24 family metallopeptidase, translating to MIDRLKYSFSGLPPYDASVADTQAGLSRLLDTARLDAVLVTSQDEYVTEYLPLANNPRYAVSGFDGSAGCGIFLSAATAQALDLPPFVLFVDGRYHLQAEQQCDPARVRIEKLGMNVTIWQAMADWLVAHGSRLARVGYDALRISVGQRDRLFEQTQAASLDWTSLADREIDRAIALPGWVVERPIFEVPESATGLSVAQNLDTLNRQLAAHTGAPDGKTAFFSCASDDLAYLLNSRGYHIPNASSHLGFLFTVGQQVALFLPEGCDRCEVTLASYPALHVIRRDVAALERFLAQFDVEHVCYGYESVNCALVDAVKRVWPQAQHADFNPVEAMRAGKTPAVLDRFRDAFARSSAAIAETMRWAKAGEPGTRHTEYDLARTINDAYGARSAVALTFPSIAANGANSAFAHYTAASADVELTEGELVLLDSGAYYEAGFATDCTRVVLRRTDPDTVAQPWQREIYTVALKACIKGLVTRFPSTAKGGDVDALVRQVCRDHGHDFGHGTGHGVGIHVHEGGVRFAPGAKYGLVPNAVISVEPGIYVPGKGGVRIENIVIIHRDDAQPDTVTFENIVTVGYDWDLIDLDLLDDDERAYLRDYERLCVERGTQVTACPLL from the coding sequence ATGATCGATCGACTGAAATACAGCTTCTCCGGCCTTCCCCCGTACGACGCGTCCGTCGCCGACACGCAGGCTGGTTTGTCGCGCCTGCTCGATACCGCGCGGCTCGACGCGGTGCTGGTCACGTCGCAGGACGAATACGTGACCGAGTACCTGCCGCTCGCCAACAATCCGCGCTACGCGGTGTCGGGTTTCGACGGCTCGGCCGGCTGCGGGATCTTCCTGAGCGCGGCGACCGCGCAGGCGCTCGATCTGCCCCCGTTCGTCCTGTTCGTCGATGGCCGCTATCACCTGCAGGCCGAGCAGCAGTGCGATCCGGCGCGCGTGCGCATCGAGAAGCTCGGGATGAACGTGACGATCTGGCAGGCGATGGCCGACTGGCTGGTCGCGCACGGCAGCCGGCTCGCACGGGTCGGCTACGATGCGCTGCGGATCAGCGTCGGGCAGCGCGATCGCCTGTTCGAACAGACGCAGGCCGCATCGCTCGACTGGACGAGCCTCGCCGACCGGGAAATCGATCGCGCGATCGCGTTGCCGGGCTGGGTCGTCGAGCGGCCGATCTTCGAAGTGCCGGAATCGGCGACCGGCCTGAGCGTCGCGCAGAACCTCGACACGCTGAACCGCCAGCTCGCCGCGCATACCGGCGCGCCGGACGGCAAGACGGCGTTTTTCTCCTGCGCGTCGGACGACCTCGCGTATCTGCTGAACAGCCGCGGCTATCACATCCCGAATGCGTCGTCGCACCTCGGCTTCCTGTTCACGGTCGGCCAGCAGGTGGCGTTGTTCCTGCCGGAAGGCTGCGACCGCTGCGAAGTCACGCTCGCGTCGTATCCGGCGCTGCACGTGATCCGGCGCGATGTCGCGGCGCTCGAGCGCTTTCTCGCCCAGTTCGACGTCGAGCACGTGTGCTACGGCTACGAATCGGTGAACTGCGCGCTCGTCGACGCGGTGAAGCGGGTGTGGCCTCAGGCGCAGCATGCCGACTTCAACCCGGTCGAGGCGATGCGGGCCGGCAAGACGCCGGCGGTGCTCGACCGGTTTCGCGACGCGTTCGCGCGCAGCTCCGCGGCGATCGCCGAGACGATGCGCTGGGCGAAGGCCGGCGAGCCGGGCACGCGCCACACCGAATACGACCTGGCGCGCACGATCAACGACGCATACGGCGCACGCTCGGCGGTGGCGCTGACGTTTCCGTCGATCGCGGCGAACGGCGCGAACAGCGCGTTCGCGCACTACACGGCGGCGAGCGCCGACGTCGAGCTGACGGAAGGCGAACTCGTGCTGCTCGACAGCGGCGCCTATTACGAAGCCGGCTTCGCGACGGATTGCACGCGCGTGGTGCTGCGCCGGACCGACCCGGATACGGTCGCGCAGCCGTGGCAGCGCGAGATCTACACGGTCGCGCTGAAGGCCTGCATCAAGGGGCTCGTCACGCGCTTCCCGAGCACCGCCAAGGGCGGCGACGTCGATGCGCTCGTGCGGCAGGTGTGCCGCGACCACGGCCACGATTTCGGCCACGGCACCGGGCACGGCGTCGGGATTCACGTACACGAGGGCGGCGTCCGGTTCGCGCCGGGCGCGAAGTACGGGCTCGTGCCGAATGCGGTGATTTCGGTCGAGCCGGGCATCTACGTGCCGGGCAAGGGCGGCGTGCGGATCGAGAACATCGTGATCATCCACCGGGACGACGCGCAGCCGGATACCGTCACGTTCGAGAACATCGTGACGGTCGGCTACGACTGGGACCTGATCGATCTCGACCTGCTCGACGACGACGAGCGCGCGTACCTGCGCGACTACGAGCGGCTGTGCGTCGAACGCGGCACGCAGGTCACCGCGTGTCCGCTGCTGTAA
- the flgG gene encoding flagellar basal-body rod protein FlgG, whose protein sequence is MNRSLYIAATGMNAQQAQMDVISNNLANTSTNGFKASRAVFEDLLYQTIRQPGANSTQQTELPSGLQLGTGVQQVATERLYTQGGLTQTGNSKDVAINGAGFFQVLMPDGTNAYTRDGSFQTNAQGQLVTSSGYQVLPAITIPQNATSLTIGKDGVVTVTQAGSTNSVQIGSLQVATFINPAGLEARGENLFSETTSSGAPNVSQPGLNGAGTLSQNYVESSNVNVVQELVNMIQTQRAYEINSKAVTTSDQMLQTVTQMKS, encoded by the coding sequence GTGAACCGTTCGCTCTACATCGCCGCCACCGGCATGAATGCGCAGCAGGCGCAGATGGACGTGATTTCGAACAACCTCGCGAACACCAGCACGAACGGCTTCAAGGCGTCGCGCGCGGTGTTCGAGGATCTGCTGTACCAGACCATCCGCCAGCCGGGCGCGAACTCGACGCAGCAGACGGAACTGCCGTCGGGCCTGCAGCTCGGCACCGGCGTGCAGCAGGTCGCGACCGAGCGCCTGTACACGCAGGGCGGCCTCACGCAGACCGGCAACTCGAAGGACGTCGCGATCAACGGCGCGGGCTTCTTCCAGGTGCTGATGCCGGACGGCACGAACGCCTACACGCGCGATGGCTCGTTCCAGACCAACGCGCAGGGCCAGCTCGTCACGTCGAGCGGCTACCAGGTCCTGCCGGCGATCACGATTCCGCAGAATGCGACCTCGCTGACGATCGGCAAGGACGGTGTCGTGACGGTCACGCAGGCGGGCTCGACCAATTCGGTGCAGATCGGCTCGCTGCAGGTCGCGACCTTCATCAACCCGGCCGGTCTCGAAGCGCGCGGCGAGAACCTGTTCTCCGAGACGACGTCGTCGGGTGCGCCGAACGTGTCGCAGCCGGGCCTGAACGGCGCGGGCACGCTCAGCCAGAACTACGTCGAATCGTCGAACGTGAACGTCGTGCAGGAGCTCGTCAACATGATCCAGACGCAGCGTGCCTACGAGATCAACAGCA
- a CDS encoding flagella synthesis protein FlgN: MREELLATVNDEHATVEAFASLLAYEEKALTMAQPLEMLPGIVEKKTELIDRLAQLERTRDTQLSALGFPSGKKGMDQAAERDARLAGRWQLLQQSAERARQANANNGMLIRIRMDYNERALAVLRSAPAPAGIYGADGRVSALTR, encoded by the coding sequence ATGAGAGAAGAGCTGCTGGCCACGGTCAACGACGAACACGCGACGGTCGAGGCGTTCGCGTCCCTGCTCGCGTACGAGGAAAAGGCGCTGACGATGGCGCAGCCGCTCGAGATGCTGCCCGGGATCGTCGAAAAGAAAACCGAGCTGATCGACCGGCTCGCACAGCTCGAACGCACGCGCGACACGCAGCTTTCCGCCCTCGGCTTTCCGTCCGGCAAGAAGGGAATGGACCAGGCCGCCGAGCGCGATGCCCGCCTCGCCGGCCGCTGGCAGTTGCTGCAGCAGTCCGCCGAACGCGCGCGCCAGGCCAATGCGAACAACGGGATGCTGATCCGGATCCGGATGGACTACAACGAGCGCGCGCTCGCGGTCCTGCGCTCGGCGCCCGCGCCGGCCGGCATCTACGGCGCCGACGGCCGCGTGTCGGCTCTCACGCGCTGA
- the flgC gene encoding flagellar basal body rod protein FlgC: MPSLMNIFGVAGSALSAQSQRLNVTASNLANADSATGPDGKPYKAKQVVFATDPIGGARTASGQGVGGVRVTKVMDDPSPMKSTYDPSNPAADSNGYVQMPNVDPVQEMVNMISASRSYQANVETLNTAKTLMLKTLTIGS; encoded by the coding sequence ATGCCCTCGTTGATGAACATCTTCGGCGTCGCCGGCTCGGCGCTGTCCGCGCAGTCGCAGCGCCTGAACGTCACCGCGTCGAACCTCGCGAACGCCGATAGCGCAACCGGCCCGGACGGCAAGCCGTACAAGGCCAAGCAGGTCGTGTTCGCGACCGACCCGATCGGCGGCGCACGCACCGCGTCCGGCCAGGGCGTGGGCGGCGTGCGCGTGACGAAGGTGATGGATGACCCGTCGCCGATGAAGTCGACCTACGACCCGTCGAACCCGGCTGCCGATTCGAACGGCTACGTGCAGATGCCGAACGTCGATCCGGTGCAGGAGATGGTGAACATGATCTCGGCGTCGCGCTCGTACCAGGCCAACGTCGAGACGCTGAACACCGCGAAGACGCTGATGCTCAAGACGCTGACGATCGGCTCGTAA
- the flgE gene encoding flagellar hook protein FlgE: MGYQQGLSGLAGASNALDVIGNNIANANTVGFKSSTAQFADMYANSVATSTNTQIGIGTSLNAVQQNFGQGTINTTSSSLDVAINGNGFFQMSNNGVTTYSRDGTFQRDKNGFIVDSQGRNLMGYAANAGGVINTAQTVPLQAPTTNIAPTATTKISAQFNLNSQDTTPTKTPFSATDNTTYNYSTSIQVYDSLGGSQAVNMYFVKSAAGTWEAYAGVQGGSTTDLGTVTFDSSGAIKSTTTGTPATPTTSVGQFQFTVPNTDGSATPQSLTLDLTGTTQYGGKDGVNNLAQDGYASGTLTTYTIGADGKLTGNYSNGQTAVLGEIALANFNNPNGLVNLGGNQYAESAASGVPQISAPGSTNHGKLQGSALENSNVDLTSQLVNLITAQRNYQANAQTIKTQQAVDQTIINL, from the coding sequence ATGGGTTATCAACAGGGTCTGAGCGGCCTCGCGGGTGCATCGAACGCGCTCGACGTGATCGGCAACAACATCGCGAACGCGAACACGGTCGGCTTCAAGTCGAGCACCGCGCAGTTCGCCGACATGTATGCGAACTCGGTCGCGACGTCGACCAACACGCAGATCGGTATCGGCACGTCGCTGAACGCGGTGCAGCAGAACTTCGGCCAGGGCACGATCAACACGACGAGCTCGTCGCTCGACGTCGCGATCAACGGCAACGGCTTCTTCCAGATGTCGAACAACGGCGTGACGACCTACTCGCGCGACGGCACGTTCCAGCGCGACAAGAACGGCTTCATCGTCGACTCGCAAGGCCGTAACCTGATGGGCTATGCGGCCAACGCGGGCGGCGTGATCAACACCGCGCAGACCGTGCCGCTGCAGGCGCCGACGACCAACATCGCGCCGACCGCGACGACCAAGATCTCCGCGCAGTTCAACCTGAATTCGCAGGACACGACGCCGACCAAGACGCCGTTCAGCGCGACCGACAACACGACCTACAACTACTCGACGTCGATCCAGGTGTACGACTCGCTCGGCGGTTCGCAGGCGGTCAACATGTACTTCGTGAAGTCGGCGGCCGGCACGTGGGAAGCGTACGCGGGCGTGCAGGGCGGCTCCACGACGGATCTCGGCACGGTCACGTTCGACTCGTCGGGCGCGATCAAGAGCACGACGACGGGCACGCCGGCCACGCCGACCACGTCGGTCGGCCAGTTCCAGTTCACGGTGCCGAACACCGACGGCTCGGCGACGCCGCAGAGCCTCACGCTCGACCTGACCGGCACGACGCAGTACGGCGGCAAGGACGGCGTGAACAACCTCGCGCAGGACGGCTACGCGAGCGGCACGCTGACGACCTACACGATCGGCGCCGACGGCAAGCTGACCGGCAACTACTCGAACGGCCAGACCGCCGTGCTCGGTGAGATCGCGCTCGCCAACTTCAACAACCCGAACGGGCTGGTGAACCTCGGCGGCAACCAGTACGCGGAAAGCGCCGCGTCGGGCGTGCCGCAGATCTCGGCGCCGGGCAGCACGAACCACGGCAAGCTGCAGGGCAGCGCGCTGGAAAACTCGAACGTCGACCTCACGTCGCAGCTCGTCAACCTGATCACCGCGCAGCGCAACTACCAGGCGAACGCGCAGACGATCAAGACGCAGCAGGCCGTCGACCAGACGATCATCAACCTGTAA
- a CDS encoding SGNH/GDSL hydrolase family protein, whose protein sequence is MPYFRIPFSHRVAAVSAVAALGTALTLPVAQAAGPAPLPTPTGDMSLSPAGPDIVPPAASSAPGTPGTTQRASRRGSDTYTYLRCWYRIDADPLKPASTYEWARNPAGGDWYRVSGYWWADGIRQWKNMFYSTTSQDALADVCRKTLAAKGIKTDLVQAVAANNALSFNYTVWTIDAAQQDARVNKLIVFGDSLSDTQNMFNASQWKLPNGTSWQAGRFSNGPVWAEYLANTLRLPFYNWAIGGAATDQYLVVPGLVQQIDSWREYMDRAPDYRPANTLFAVFAGGNDLVNYGRSPEQAANAVRDSLERLAAAGATRIMLVTLPDVSRAPVFATRTDTASVAAQVKDYNQRLADAAAALRARYGATLRLEVFDAYALFDDLLSHPAQYGFDDAKRACLDIPKPSSLTYLSAQTPRADCRDPARFVFWDTLHPTTRTHAWLAERIAPFVRARLLN, encoded by the coding sequence ATGCCATATTTCCGCATTCCGTTTTCACACCGCGTCGCCGCCGTGTCCGCCGTCGCGGCGCTGGGCACCGCCTTGACGCTCCCCGTCGCACAGGCCGCCGGCCCCGCGCCGCTGCCCACGCCGACGGGCGACATGTCGCTGTCGCCGGCCGGCCCCGACATCGTGCCGCCGGCCGCCTCGAGCGCGCCGGGCACGCCGGGCACGACACAGCGCGCGTCGCGCCGCGGGTCCGACACCTACACGTACCTGCGCTGCTGGTACCGGATCGACGCGGATCCGCTGAAGCCGGCCTCGACCTACGAATGGGCGCGCAACCCCGCCGGCGGCGACTGGTATCGCGTGTCCGGCTACTGGTGGGCGGACGGCATCAGGCAGTGGAAGAACATGTTCTACAGCACGACGTCGCAGGACGCGCTCGCCGACGTGTGCCGCAAGACGCTGGCCGCGAAAGGCATCAAGACCGACCTCGTGCAGGCGGTCGCGGCCAACAACGCGCTGTCGTTCAACTACACGGTGTGGACCATCGATGCCGCGCAGCAGGACGCGCGCGTCAACAAGCTGATCGTGTTCGGCGACAGCCTGTCCGACACGCAGAACATGTTCAACGCGAGCCAGTGGAAGCTGCCGAACGGCACGAGCTGGCAGGCGGGACGCTTCAGCAACGGCCCGGTGTGGGCCGAATATCTCGCGAACACGCTGCGGCTGCCGTTCTACAACTGGGCTATCGGTGGCGCGGCGACCGACCAGTATCTCGTCGTGCCGGGCCTCGTGCAGCAGATCGACTCGTGGCGCGAATACATGGATCGCGCGCCCGACTACCGGCCCGCCAACACGCTGTTCGCGGTGTTCGCAGGCGGCAACGATCTGGTGAACTACGGGCGCTCGCCCGAGCAGGCGGCGAATGCGGTGCGCGACAGCCTCGAGCGGCTCGCCGCGGCCGGCGCGACGCGGATCATGCTCGTCACGCTGCCGGACGTGTCGCGCGCGCCGGTGTTCGCGACCCGCACCGACACCGCGAGCGTCGCCGCGCAGGTGAAGGACTACAACCAGCGCCTCGCCGACGCGGCCGCCGCGCTGCGCGCCCGCTACGGCGCGACGCTGCGGCTCGAGGTGTTCGATGCGTACGCGCTGTTCGACGACCTGCTGAGCCACCCGGCCCAGTACGGCTTCGACGACGCGAAGCGTGCATGCCTCGACATCCCGAAACCGTCGTCGCTCACCTACCTGAGCGCGCAGACGCCGCGCGCGGACTGCCGCGATCCGGCGCGCTTCGTGTTCTGGGACACGCTGCACCCGACCACGCGCACGCACGCGTGGCTCGCCGAGCGGATCGCGCCGTTCGTGCGTGCGCGCCTGCTGAACTGA
- the flgA gene encoding flagellar basal body P-ring formation chaperone FlgA, translating into MTGSALRGRNGRLTHVRRAFALAAALWIAAPAAHADDGMIVIPGRGETAETALAHANAASGGNAAMAPGSVVAPDAGRAASSTGAAAGASGTGYAAQPAGTMVVTTVPPPAAVPAPAPAPAPRPVYATARMNAGTGTGYGAPRAADPNAIATVVAGTAEPASNPARPTPQQAMAARLAAARAASAAPAPRAVPVSASPAPAANAANAAQPATPPGQQDPESIRRAALAFLQQQVAGLPGKTTATVTTAFPRGLAACTTLEPFMPTGARLWGRTTVGVRCAGERPWTVYLQAKVTVQATYYVAARQIAPGEPLSAADLVARDGDLTVLPLAVITDPAQAIGATALARISAGLPLRQDMLKSAASVSAGQTVRVVAAGPGFTISAEGSALANAAPGQSVRVRMAAGQIVTAIVKDAGTVEIPL; encoded by the coding sequence ATGACTGGCAGCGCACTTCGCGGAAGGAACGGGCGGCTCACGCACGTCCGGCGTGCGTTTGCGCTCGCCGCGGCGCTGTGGATCGCCGCCCCGGCCGCGCACGCGGACGACGGGATGATCGTGATTCCGGGGCGCGGCGAGACGGCCGAAACCGCGCTCGCGCACGCCAATGCGGCGAGCGGCGGGAATGCGGCGATGGCGCCGGGTTCGGTTGTGGCGCCCGACGCCGGGCGCGCGGCGAGCAGCACGGGCGCCGCTGCCGGCGCGTCCGGCACCGGCTACGCGGCGCAACCCGCGGGCACGATGGTCGTGACGACCGTCCCGCCGCCGGCTGCCGTACCCGCCCCTGCGCCGGCCCCGGCGCCTCGCCCCGTCTACGCGACCGCCCGCATGAACGCCGGAACCGGAACCGGATATGGCGCGCCGCGCGCCGCCGATCCGAACGCGATCGCGACGGTCGTCGCCGGCACGGCCGAGCCCGCATCGAATCCCGCACGACCGACCCCGCAGCAGGCCATGGCCGCGCGCCTGGCGGCGGCCCGCGCCGCGTCCGCCGCGCCGGCGCCGCGCGCCGTACCGGTTTCCGCGAGCCCGGCCCCGGCGGCCAATGCCGCCAACGCGGCCCAGCCGGCGACGCCGCCCGGCCAGCAGGATCCCGAGTCGATCCGCCGCGCGGCCCTCGCGTTCCTGCAGCAACAGGTCGCGGGCCTGCCCGGCAAGACCACCGCGACCGTCACGACCGCGTTTCCGCGCGGGCTCGCCGCGTGCACGACGCTCGAACCGTTCATGCCGACCGGCGCACGCCTGTGGGGCCGCACGACGGTCGGCGTGCGCTGCGCGGGCGAGCGGCCGTGGACCGTCTACCTGCAGGCGAAAGTCACCGTGCAGGCCACCTACTACGTCGCCGCGCGCCAGATCGCGCCCGGCGAGCCGCTTTCCGCGGCCGACCTGGTCGCCCGCGACGGCGACCTGACGGTGCTGCCGCTCGCGGTGATCACCGATCCGGCGCAGGCGATCGGCGCGACCGCGCTCGCGCGCATCTCGGCCGGGCTGCCGCTGCGGCAGGACATGCTGAAGAGCGCGGCGTCGGTGTCGGCCGGCCAGACGGTGCGGGTGGTCGCGGCCGGGCCCGGCTTCACGATTTCGGCCGAGGGCAGCGCGCTGGCGAATGCGGCGCCCGGCCAGTCGGTGCGGGTGCGGATGGCGGCGGGCCAGATCGTCACGGCGATCGTCAAGGACGCCGGCACCGTGGAAATTCCGCTGTAG
- a CDS encoding helix-turn-helix domain-containing protein, with amino-acid sequence MDSDLMRIGQRIRRLRREAKKTLLEVATEAKLSVGFLSQVERHLTGISLSSLVNVAKALDVPLSALIDQPRQAQPDSHEGRRKPYALDARSQWYERLSTTFDGSQINALKVQMMEGYRSEWVAHGGDEFVYVLAGRICYTVGKKDYPLSPGDSLHFDARKRHRVANVGDGPAEVIAVGTLPLFDDRGAGFVSATMDLRKPAPVARATPAEPRAGRRGPAPKRAERDRDAGPAGKEKKAAAKPRASAGKRPAAAKPARKKKS; translated from the coding sequence ATGGATTCAGACCTCATGCGTATCGGCCAGCGCATTCGCCGCCTGCGCCGGGAAGCGAAGAAGACGCTGCTGGAAGTCGCGACCGAAGCGAAGCTGTCGGTCGGATTCCTGTCCCAGGTCGAGCGCCACCTCACGGGCATCTCGCTGTCATCGCTCGTCAACGTCGCGAAGGCGCTCGACGTGCCGCTCAGCGCGCTGATCGACCAGCCGCGCCAGGCCCAGCCCGATTCTCACGAGGGCCGCCGCAAGCCGTACGCGCTCGACGCCAGGTCGCAGTGGTACGAACGCCTGTCCACCACGTTCGACGGCAGCCAGATCAACGCGCTCAAGGTGCAGATGATGGAAGGCTACCGCTCGGAATGGGTCGCGCACGGCGGCGACGAATTCGTGTACGTGCTGGCCGGCCGGATCTGCTACACGGTCGGCAAGAAGGATTACCCGCTGTCGCCCGGCGACTCGCTGCACTTCGACGCGCGCAAGCGGCATCGGGTCGCCAACGTGGGCGACGGGCCGGCCGAGGTGATCGCGGTCGGCACGCTGCCGCTGTTCGACGACCGTGGCGCCGGATTCGTGTCCGCGACGATGGACCTCCGGAAACCCGCGCCCGTCGCGCGTGCGACGCCGGCCGAGCCGCGCGCGGGCCGCCGCGGGCCGGCGCCCAAGCGGGCGGAGCGCGATCGCGACGCCGGCCCGGCAGGAAAGGAAAAGAAGGCAGCAGCCAAGCCGCGCGCATCCGCCGGCAAACGTCCGGCGGCCGCCAAGCCGGCGCGCAAGAAGAAGTCGTAA
- the flgM gene encoding flagellar biosynthesis anti-sigma factor FlgM: MKIDSTPNPSPLAPTGNGATRAQSGAASSSSAQAADGGSTGGDPSVNLSGLSGQLRSVSASGNGDIDTGLVQSIKDALNNGTLTIDANKIADGVLNTARELLQQQRPGN, translated from the coding sequence GTGAAGATCGATTCCACTCCGAACCCGAGCCCCCTGGCGCCGACCGGCAACGGCGCGACCCGTGCGCAATCCGGCGCGGCTTCGTCTTCGTCCGCGCAGGCGGCCGACGGCGGGTCGACCGGCGGCGACCCGAGCGTGAACCTGTCGGGTCTGTCCGGCCAGCTGCGCTCGGTATCCGCGTCCGGCAACGGCGATATCGACACGGGCCTGGTCCAGTCGATCAAGGACGCGCTGAACAACGGCACGCTGACGATCGACGCGAACAAGATCGCCGACGGCGTATTGAATACCGCCCGAGAGCTGCTGCAGCAGCAGCGCCCGGGCAACTGA
- a CDS encoding flagellar hook assembly protein FlgD, whose protein sequence is MTSSNTTIGSNGTNVSNLPTDTMNTNKVSTNGTSASDLQATFLKLLVTQLQNQDPTSPVDSSQMTSQLAQINTVSGIAQLNTSLTSLSTQLTAGQQTQAALLIGTNVLAPGNAVAVKSGAASPFGVSLASSVSNLTITVKNAAGTVVNTINAGAQSAGTVPFNWTPTDAAGNALPDGKYTVSASYTDSNGTPQPATTLAASTVQSVIKQADGTAGLVLSNGTTVGLTQVASIFPNTTSSASNSSGSGTTSN, encoded by the coding sequence ATGACTTCCTCCAACACGACGATCGGCAGCAACGGCACGAACGTGTCGAACCTGCCGACCGACACGATGAACACCAACAAAGTGTCGACCAACGGCACGTCGGCGAGCGACCTGCAGGCGACGTTCCTGAAGCTGCTCGTCACGCAGTTGCAGAACCAGGACCCGACCAGCCCGGTCGACAGCTCGCAGATGACGTCGCAGCTCGCGCAGATCAACACGGTGAGCGGCATCGCGCAGCTGAACACGTCGCTCACGTCGCTGTCGACGCAGCTCACGGCCGGCCAGCAGACGCAGGCCGCGCTGCTGATCGGCACGAACGTGCTCGCACCGGGCAACGCGGTCGCGGTGAAGAGCGGCGCGGCGTCGCCGTTCGGCGTGTCGCTCGCGAGTTCAGTGTCGAACCTGACGATCACCGTGAAGAACGCGGCGGGCACCGTGGTGAACACGATCAACGCGGGCGCGCAGTCGGCCGGCACCGTGCCGTTCAACTGGACGCCGACCGACGCGGCGGGCAACGCACTGCCGGACGGCAAGTACACCGTCAGCGCGTCGTACACCGACAGCAACGGCACGCCGCAGCCGGCCACGACGCTCGCGGCGTCGACCGTGCAGAGCGTGATCAAGCAGGCGGACGGCACGGCGGGGCTCGTGCTGTCGAACGGCACGACCGTGGGGCTGACCCAGGTTGCGTCGATTTTCCCGAACACCACGTCGTCCGCGTCGAATTCGTCCGGCAGCGGCACCACCTCCAACTGA